The stretch of DNA GAAGAGCGTCAAAGATGCTCGACGGTACCACAAGCAACGGAAAATTTCTGCCAAGAGTGGTGATGCTGCTTCAGAATCGGAGGACAGCGTCGATGGTACAGAATTAAGCAGCGCCACACAGTTTTTGGACGAATTAACTGCTGAAAACCTGCGTTCAACTGTTTCGTTGGGAGGCGAGGAAGTCGTTTCACCCGACGAAGATGGAACCGTGGAAACAAGCAGTGCGTATTCATACGCAAATGCTTCAACATCTTCTGCCCGAAAGCGTAGACAGGAAGCTACGAATGATCCCGCTGTTGATGCTGCGCACATGATCAACCAGACGCTGAAGGAGTATATGAATCGCAGCACTTCCACAGAATTGCAGCATGCGGGGTTGTGGATGGAAGTAGAAtcttattttaaagaaatggaTTCAAAAACGGTCCGAAatctaaaaatgaaaatattgaatttagtGCATGAAGCAtggacagaagaagaaaataaaaaagtttaaaaataatctgtTAGTTGCACTTACTTATGCTTAATTTTGTCCAGAATTCAAACAACAGCTTTGCCAAGCAACTTTGCCATACGCAGAAtttacaaattgtttgatAGTATCCCGTATAAATTTTGCTCTATTTGTTTGACGACCACGGGTTTCTGCAGCTTCTAGTGGGGTCAAATTGTTATCATGTCGCCGCCATTCTCCTTCAataagttgtttttcttcattgtaATGGTCGGCAAATCCTGGAGGGCAATATATttagctgcggggccacgacagttgaggattccctcagaactcaaaacctcaggaactcatgag from Anopheles funestus chromosome X unlocalized genomic scaffold, idAnoFuneDA-416_04 X_unloc_14, whole genome shotgun sequence encodes:
- the LOC125772905 gene encoding uncharacterized protein LOC125772905 isoform X1 translates to MSNSEDLKLLVASEVEKYPCLWKKQDRSHKNLQRRNNAWENVAKTLNIQVTEANKIWKSVKDARRYHKQRKISAKSGDAASESEDSVDGTELSSATQFLDELTAENLRSTVSLGGEEVVSPDEDGTVETSSAYSYANASTSSARKRRQEATNDPAVDAAHMINQTLKEYMNRSTSTELQHAGLWMEVESYFKEMDSKTVRNLKMKILNLVHEAWTEEENKKV